One Oncorhynchus keta strain PuntledgeMale-10-30-2019 chromosome 34, Oket_V2, whole genome shotgun sequence genomic window, CAACaacaccagtgtgtataaagAAGGGGACTGAGCCCAGTAGAGTACATTAGATCTGAAGAGACATCGTTTCAGAATGAGGGGTGTTGTTGCTCTGCTGGTGTTGCTGCATTGTGTCTGGGACATGGCTcatggagagagtagaggggacagagagaaggatatCACTGAACAGGGTCACAGTGAAGGATGAAAGACTGATGCTGAACAGTTGACCACCTAGCCTGACATCTGCACTGAACTGAAGGTGCTGAGAGacatggtggtggaacagagaggagttgaggaacatggtggtggaccagagtggagctgaggaacatggtggaacagagagaggagctgaggaacatggtggaacagagagaggagctgagagaagagctgaggaacatggtggtggaacagagaggagctgaggaacatggtggtggaacagagagtggagctgaggaacatggtggaacagagagaggagctgaggaacatggtggaactgagagaggagctgaggaacatggtggtggaacagagaggagctgaggaacatggtggtggaacagagtggagctgaggaacatggtggaacagagagaggagctgaggaacatagagaggagctgaggaacatggtggtggaacagagagtggagccgaggaacatggtggtggaacagagagtggagctgaggaacatggtggtggaacagagagtggagctgaggaacatggtggtggaacagagagtggagctgaggaacatggtggtggaacagagagtggagctgaggaacatggtggtgaaacagagagtggagctgaggaacatggtggtggaacagagagtggagctgaggaacatggtggtggaacagaggaacatggtggtggaacagagagtggagctgaggaacatggtggTGGAACAGAAAGTGGAGCTGAGTATCACTAAGACTGAACTGCAGTTCTACAAGAACAAGGTGGAGGAACTGGAGAGAGCGAACACAGGTAGTAAGACAGCTGTATCTAATGTGATTACTGTAATCAgcagagtagtggtgtgttgaATGCAACAGTTTCTTTTTATGATACTGTAGGATTGCAGGCCAGAGTGAGAGCCAGGTAGAGGAGCTGAAGACAGAGAATGCAGGTAATGTAGAGATGAAAAAAGACTATGTAAAGTATGTAAAGAGGATGTTAAATATTTGGTCCAAATCAGACAAGGAGCAGGTTCCCAAAATTGTTCCTAAATTAGTAATTTCAGCCCAAGCGGCTACAGGTAGCCGACTGCTTGTTTACACACCAATctacatgtataaacacacatgtccAATGGGACCAGATACAGACAGAGTCCAACATCACTAACAGGCTGCTCCAGGGTCTGGTGGCTTTGAGAGACTGACCGTGTTGATCTGTTATTCCTCTGATACAGGTGTCTTCAGTGCTCCAGGGTCTGGTGGCTTTGAGAGACTGACCGTGTTGATCTGTTATTCCTCTGATGCAGGTGTCTTCAGTGCTCCAGTGTCTGGTGGCTTTGAGAGACTGACCGTGTTGATCTGTTATTCCTCTGATGCAGGTGACTTCAGTGCTCCAGTGTCTGGTGGCTTTGAGAGACTGACCGTGTTGATCTGTTATTCCTCTGATGCAGGTGTCTTCAGTGCTCCAGTGTCTGGTGGCTTTGAGAGACTGACTGTGTTGATCTGTTATTCCTCTGATGCAGGTGTCTTCAGTGCTCCAGTGTCTGGTGGCTTTGAGAGACTGATAGTGTTGATCTGTTATTCCTCTGATGCAGGTGTCTTCAGTGCTCCAGGGTCTGGTGGCTTTGAGAGACTGATAGTGTTGATCTGTTATTCCTCTGATGCAGGTGTCTTCGGTGCTCCAGGGTCTGGTGGCTTTGAGAGACTGATAGTGTTGATCTGTTATTCCTCTGATGCAGGTGTCTTCAGTGCTCCAGTGTCTGGTGGCTTTGAGAGACTGACTGTGTTGATCTGTTATTCCTCTGATGCAGGTGTCTTCAGTGCTCCAGTGTCTGGTGGCTTTGAGAGACTGACTGTGTTGATCTGTTATTCCTCTGATGCAAGTGTCTTCAGTGCTCCAGTGTCTGGTGGCTTTGAGAGACTGACTGTGTTGATCTGTTATTCCTCTGATGCAGGTGTCTTCAGTGCTCCAGTGTCTGGTGGCTTTGAGAGACTGACTGTGTTGATCTGTTATTCCTCTGATACAGGTGTCTTCAGTGTCTGGTGGCTTTGAGAGACTGACTGTGTTGATCTGTTATTCCTCTGATACAGGTGTCTTCAGTGCTCCAGTGTCTGGTGGCTTTGAGAGACTGATAGTGTTGATCTGTTATTCCTCTGATGCAGGTGTCTTCAGTGCTCCAGTGTCTGGTGGCTTTGAGAGACTGACTGTGTTGATCTGTTATTCCTCTGATGCAGGTGTCTTCAGTGCTCCAGTGTCTGGTGGCTTTGAGAGACTGACTGTGTTGATCTGTTATTCCTCTGATACAGGTGTCTTCAGTGCTCCAGTGTCTGGTGGCTTTGAGAGACTGATAGTGTTGATCTGTTATTCCTCTGATGCAGGTGTCTTCAGTGCTCCAGTGTCTGGTGGCTTTGAGAGACTGATAGTGTTGATCTGTTATTCCTCTGATGCAGGTGTCTTCAGTGCTCCAGTGTCTGGTGGCTTTGAGAGACTGACCGTGTTGATCTGTTATTCCTCTGATGCAGGTGTCTTCAGTGCTCCAGTGTCTGGTGGCTTTGAGAGACTGACTGTGTTGATCTGTTATTCCTCTGATACAGGTGTCTTCAGTGCTCCAGTGTCTGGTGGCTTTGAGAGACTGATAGTGTTGATCTGTTATTCCTCTAATGCAGGTGTCTTCAGTGCTCCAGTGTCTGGTGGCTTTGAGAGACTGACTGTGTTGATCTGTTATTCCTCTGATGCAGGTGTCTTCAGTGCTCCAGTGTCTGGTGGCTTTGAGAGACTGATAGTGTTGATCTGTTATTCCTCTGATGCAGGTGTCTTCAGTGCTCCAGTGTCTGGTGGCTTTGAGAGACTGACTGTGTTGATCTGTTATTCCTCTAATGCAGGTGTCTTCAGTGCTCCAGTGAGAGGAGTACATGGACTTTGGTTTGTTCAGGAATGACCAGGGTGTAATGTGGAATGGACAGTACAATAGTCACGGAAGGTGACATTATCTCTCCAATTCTGGGACTCTAGAACTGGAGGAGGGGGACTTGGTCTACATGCGTCTCCCATCAGGCTAAAGGATCTATGATGATTCTAATAAACACAGCTCCTTCAGTGACTTCCTGCTCTTTCCTATGTGAGATGAACACCACAATAGCTGTAATAAAAAGTCCAATCTGTTATAACATTCCATGAAACATTATGACGCTAAAATAAAATGACTTAGCGTCTTCTGTTGTGTTGACGTTTGACTGTATTTACTATGATATAGATGAATGTTATTCAGCTCAGTAGTTTGGGTGGAAGGCAAAGGGTCAGCGTTGGGGGTTAAAGTGGTAATATATTTATTGTATGTAACTACAGACTGAATTAAATAACCTTCCAGATCAGTTTAACTGACAATTTCCATCAGAAATTGATCGATTACGATGCTAAAGTGAATGTTTAAGTGATAAATCACATCCACTTCATTCTTTCTCTGCTTAATGATAACACCAGCAGCCCATTTAGCCTATTAAAGCTATACTGCTCCCATATTGATCTGTTACACCTATCCATCTACTAACCGACATACAGGCTGGAGAGTATCACCAAACACAGACAGCAAACTTTAAAGGTACAATCCTGAGTTTGTGTCAGCCCAACAGCAGCCCATCCACTTGGTTTGGTGTGAAGCTTAGAGATGGGTCTAGTCCTGCTTGGTAACATTATTCCTAAAAAAAGTTTCAGAAGTTGCACCTGTGCTTGTAGTGAAGAGATGCACGAcatggcagtttggaactcaggaGGGAGTGTTGAAACTGAGGGCAGACACTTTTTACGCGCTACAcccttcagcactcggcagtcccgtcctgtgagcttgtgtggcctaccacgtaGCAGCTGAGTTGttattgctcctagacgtttccacttcacaataacagcacttacagttgaccggggcggctctagcagggcagaaatttgacaaactgacttgttggaaaggtagcatcctatgacggtgccacgttgaaagcaGTTCTTTGTGTAGGTGAAGAATATAAATGACTGggtcatttgtacatgtttaAGTTCGTCCCTGGTATATCCATAGAGTTAACTTCCTTGCAATTGCTTGAATAAAATCTTGAAAATGAGCTCTGCCTGATCCTTGGAAGAAGTTTTTCTTCAACAGCATACACAGAGGACAGGTGTAGATGCCTGAGTGCCGGGGTTAAGGAGGTGACAggagtgtcagggagggaaacTAAATATgcccctcatacacacacacacctacactcacacacactccacatCTTGATTCTGGTCTCAGGACTTTCCCTGGGGGGTGTGACCAAAGCTTATTATTAGTGTCTGTCTCaaccgtctttctctctctcaatctcctgTATCCTTCTCatatctctccttccctatctactttctcctctgtctgtctcaaccgtctttctctctctgtctcctgtatccttctcatatctctccttccctatctactttctcctctgtctgtctgtctcaaccgtctttctctctctcaatctcctgTATCCTTCTCatatctctccttccctatctactttctcctctgtctgtctgtctcaaccgtctttctctctctcaatctcctgTATCCTTCTcatatctctccttccctccttccctatctactttctcctctgtctgtctcaaccgtctttctctctctcagtctcctgtatccttctcatatctctccttccctatctactttctcctctgtctgtctcaaccgtctttctctctctcagtctcctgtatccttctcatatctctccttccctatctactttctcctctgtctgtctcaaccatatttctctctctgtctcctgtatccttctcatatctctccttccctatctacTTTCtccttatctgtctgtctctttgccTCTCTGTTCCGTCTTCATCGGTTCATCtaatctgtctttctctctcatcttgttTCATTCGTACTTCACTCTCTTACTTTTGTCTCTTCTCTGCCACTCCTTTTGTTTTTGCTGTTTTCTCTTCCCTCTGTTTACTTTGTCTgttctgtctttctcactctcatATTAGTTCTGTTTTCCTCTGCACTgctttttgctctgtcattagtttctgtctcctctcttcagtCGTCTTTCCTTTTCCTGTTTCACTGTTTGTGGACTTTATCCTTCCTTCTTCGCTGTCTTCTTTACCTACACTGTAtcttcctccctcttttcccttAACTCCTtaattccctctctctgttctgagttATGGGGAAGACAGAGTTGTACTCTGTGTATAAGAGCTTCCTggactgtctctgcctctctgtgagTACCCATCtgcctcttccctcctcttcctcctcgtctgcttctctcttccatcgtctcctttccttctctctccccatcccctcctttcctctgctaTGCACTGTTCATATCTTCACTGCCTTTTTCTTAATGTTTGAATTCATTTATTTGTGTTTTGTGACGTTTGATACAGCTCAGTTTTATTCCTGGCAACCCTTCACTCTACCTGTTTTCTGCCTCTCTACCACaactcatagagagagagagtctgtgtgtgtgttcattcagTCTCTAAGCCACCCTCTAAGTCAGAGAAAGTTGCCTGctcagcactctctctctttctctctcactccctctttctctcagcactctctctctttctctctgactccctctttctctcagcactctctctctttctctcagcactctctctttctctctcactccctctttctctcagcactctctctctttctctcagcactctctctttctctcagcactctctctctttctctcagcactctctctctttctctcagcactctctctttctctctcgctccctctttctctcagcactctctctctttctctcagcactctctctctttctctctcgctccctctttctctcagcactctctctttctctctcgctccctctttctctcagcactctctctctttctctcagcactctctctctttctctctcgctccctctttctctcagcactctctctctttctctcagcactctctctctttctctcagcactctctctctttctctcagcactctctctctttctctcagcactctctctttctctctcgctccctctttctctcagcactctctctctttctctcagcactctctctttctctctcactccctctttctctcagcactctctctctttctctcagcactctctctctttctctcagcactctctctctttctctcagcactctctctctttctctcagcactctctctttctctctcgctccctctttctctcagcactctctctctttctctcagcactctctctctttctctctcgctccctctttctctcagcactctctctctttctctctggctctctctttctctcagcactctctctctttctctcaactctctctttctctcagcactctctctttctctcagcactctctctctttctctcagcactctctttctctctcgctccctctttctctcagcactctctctctttctctcgctctctctttctctctcgctccctctttctctcagcactctctctctttctctctggctctctctttctctcagcactctctctttctatctcgctctctctttctctcagcactctctctctttctctctcgctccctcttcctctcagcactctctgtctttctctctggctctctctttctctcagcactctctctctttctctcagcactctctctctttctctcagcactctctctctttctctctcgctctctttctctcagcactctctctttctctctcgctccctctttctctcagcactctctctctttctctctggctcccttttcctctcagcactctctctctttctctcagcactctctctctttctctcagcactctctctctttctctctcgctccctctttctctcagcactctctctctctctctcgctccctctttctctcagcactctctctctttctctctggctcccttttcctctcagcactctctctctttctctctggctctctctttctctcagcactctctctctttctctcagcactCTTTCTCCTtgtgatgttctgatattaataACAGTCTTAGAATGTAGATGGAAATAGTCACAGAGCTACCCCATGTAGGCCAGCCAGTCACATGACATTTCTCATTTAGGGCCGTAATACCAGGACAGAACAGGGAGAGGGTTTAGGGCTCcactctactgtatgtacagaTAACATAGTCCACTACTGATATAGTCCACTAGTGCATACTCTGTTTAAGTGCAGTTCAGTTCACCAGTTCAGTTCCAGGTGGCAGTCCCAAGTCATTACATTCATCAGGAATGGACTGTTTTCTTAAAGAGTTAGGAGGAGCCTGTGGAATTGGATAACATCATCGGGGGCTTGCAACACTAGTCCTCAGCTTACAAGCATTTTAGATTATTAAGCAGCTGTTatgtcagctgtgtgtgtgtgtgtgtgttattgggaGGCCCAGTCCAACTATGCTGATGACTTTTGCCCTGTTGTCCCCTCCTCTAAACccttgacccctgacctctgacccctagcGGAGCAGCAGTGAGGGGCCAGGGAAGAACGAGAAGGCCCCTGATGATGGTCACCTGGCCTACCAGAATGGAGACGTTCTACTAGAGAGATGTAGGCTATGTTTACATCTACTAATCCCTCCCCCTATCCTCTAGTCTTCACACATTGAAAAGACAGGATAGGTGAATGTTTTCGAGCCCTCTCATAAAAGAGACTTCTCTACTTCCCAGTCTTTAATTGAATCCCCATgcctccatctcttcatcttcCCCATCAGATGAGGTTATCAGTCTGTTGGGAGAGGGCACCTTTGGGAAGGTGGTGACGTGTGTGGACCGGCGCAGGTATGAGAGGCATTTATAAAATACACATGCACACTCGTAGAGCTTCAGGTGGAGCGTGTGCTGGTTGCTAGCtagctgttctctctgtctctctctcagggctggggcACGTGTAGCTCTGAAGATCATTAAGAACATGGAGAAGTACAGACAAGCTGCTAAACTGGAGATCAATGTCCTGGAGAAAATCAATGAGAAAGACCCACACAACAAACAGTACGGAGTCTGATGGACCAGTAGAAAGTTTGAGAAGTTGTTTCCCTCACCTTCTGTGGCTTTCTCTTTacttcaccccccctctctctcagtcaaTGTGTTCAGATGCTGGACTGGTTTGACTACCATGGTCATGTGTGTATCTCCATGGAGCTGCTAGCCCTCAGCACTTTTGACTTCCTGAAGGAGAACAACTTCCTGCCGTACTGTATGGATCACATCTGCCCAGATGGCCTACCAGATCTGCCTCGCTGTCAACTGTGAGTGTGTCACACACATATGTATGCCCATGTGCATGCTGGTAGCTCTCCAGAACCACGGTTGGTGGTGACTACTTCCATAGACTATGACATTACTTACCAGGGATTGTTTTGTGTCTGGTATTGGTCTCTTTGACCAGAAGAGGGCGCTGGTTCATTGATGAAGCTCAGTCTACAAGCCTAAAACTCAACTCTGGgcctcaaagccagttccactgcttttttcATTGTTCTGCTCTAATCGGGACTGATTTAGAGCAATTAagtatcaggtagaacagaaaacagcaggctccggacctcgtagggtcagagttgaatacCGCTGGTCTACTACATACTGTAGAGGAACTATGGGCAGCAAGTGCAACGCTGGGCAGTTTCACCTTGGTTGTCCCGGTATTATCATGATGGATGCATGGTTTATCTGTTTCCCTCTGCAGTTCTCCATATCAACAAGCTGACCCACACTGACCTCAAACCTGAGAACATCCTGTTTGTCAACTCTGACTACACCATCACTTACAACGCTGAGAAGGTGAGAGGGAGGGCTTTATCCTTCCTTCATCACTCTCTTCTTCACCTACTCTGTATCTGGGGGTTTCTCCTTTGGGCAAAagactgtcctctgtcctctgtcctctgtcctctctcctctgtcctctctcctctgtcctctctcctctgtcctctgtcctctctcctctgtcctctctcctctgtcctctctcctctgtcctctctcctctgtcctctctcctctgtcctctctcctctgtcctctctcctctgtcctctgtcctctctcctctgtcctctctcctctgtcctctctcctctgtcctctctcctctgtcctctgtcctctgtcctctgtcctctctcctctgtcctctctcctctgtcctctctca contains:
- the LOC127914906 gene encoding uncharacterized protein LOC127914906, whose translation is MLNIWSKSDKEQVPKIVPKLVISAQAATGVFSAPGSGGFERLTVLICYSSDAGVFSAPVSGGFERLTVLICYSSDAGDFSAPVSGGFERLTVLICYSSDAGVFSAPVSGGFERLTVLICYSSDAGVFSAPVSGGFERLIVLICYSSDAGVFSAPVSGGFERLTVLICYSSDASVFSAPVSGGFERLTVLICYSSDAGVFSAPVSGGFERLTVLICYSSDTGVFSAPVSGGFERLIVLICYSSDAGVFSAPVSGGFERLTVLICYSSDAGVFSAPVSGGFERLTVLICYSSDTGVFSAPVSGGFERLIVLICYSSDAGVFSAPVSGGFERLIVLICYSSDAGVFSAPVSGGFERLTVLICYSSDTGVFSAPVSGGFERLTVLICYSSDAGVFSAPVSGGFERLTVLICYSSNAGVFSAPVRGVHGLWFVQE
- the LOC118370357 gene encoding dual specificity protein kinase CLK2-like translates to MGKTELYSVYKSFLDCLCLSRSSSEGPGKNEKAPDDGHLAYQNGDVLLERYEVISLLGEGTFGKVVTCVDRRRAGARVALKIIKNMEKYRQAAKLEINVLEKINEKDPHNKHQCVQMLDWFDYHGHVCISMELLALSTFDFLKENNFLPYCMDHICPDGLPDLPRCQLSPYQQADPH